The Treponema medium genome has a window encoding:
- the ltaE gene encoding low-specificity L-threonine aldolase, whose translation MNYIDLRSDTVTWPTEAMREAMAKAPVGDDVYEDDPTVKELEQYAASITAKEAALFVPSGVFGNQLALFTHCPRGSEVILDDQCHIVQHESGAASIIAGVQLRTIDAYGSILLPESIEPRVRIGDDIHEPKTSLICLENAHSNGKVFSVEQMEQVRRCANRYHIPVHLDGARLFNAAVSLGVEAKELTQHVDSVMFCLSKGLCAPIGSILAGSRKFIDQARRNRKIMGGGLRQAGILAAAGLIALKEMRYRLDTDHQNAGMLEKLLSDVDKIDIAHDRRDINFVFFKNSTDAQLDTEAFVEYMHGKNILINPCDRDGYFRLATHYWITKEHIQYIADTIKEFYA comes from the coding sequence ATGAATTACATTGATTTACGCAGTGATACCGTTACGTGGCCAACCGAGGCAATGCGGGAAGCTATGGCGAAAGCTCCGGTCGGCGATGATGTGTATGAAGATGATCCTACCGTTAAGGAACTGGAACAATATGCCGCAAGTATTACGGCAAAAGAAGCAGCGCTCTTTGTGCCTTCCGGCGTATTCGGAAATCAGTTGGCGCTTTTCACGCATTGTCCCCGCGGTAGTGAGGTCATTTTAGATGATCAATGTCATATCGTACAGCACGAAAGCGGAGCCGCGAGTATTATTGCAGGTGTACAACTGCGAACGATCGATGCGTACGGTTCTATTCTTTTGCCGGAATCAATCGAACCGCGAGTTCGCATTGGGGATGATATTCATGAACCTAAAACAAGCCTTATCTGTTTGGAAAATGCGCACTCAAACGGAAAAGTATTTTCGGTAGAGCAGATGGAACAGGTGAGGAGATGCGCAAACCGCTATCATATTCCCGTTCACCTTGACGGCGCGCGTCTGTTCAATGCAGCCGTTTCTTTAGGTGTTGAAGCGAAGGAATTGACACAGCATGTCGATTCTGTTATGTTCTGCCTTTCCAAAGGATTATGCGCACCGATCGGCTCTATTTTAGCGGGAAGCCGCAAATTTATCGACCAAGCGCGCCGGAACCGCAAGATTATGGGCGGCGGTTTGCGACAGGCAGGTATTCTTGCTGCTGCAGGCTTAATCGCTTTAAAAGAGATGCGATACCGCCTCGATACCGACCATCAGAATGCGGGAATGTTGGAAAAACTCTTAAGCGATGTTGATAAAATAGATATTGCGCATGATCGCAGGGACATTAACTTTGTGTTTTTCAAAAATAGCACAGATGCACAATTGGATACCGAAGCCTTTGTCGAATATATGCACGGAAAAAATATTTTGATCAATCCGTGCGACCGCGACGGATATTTCCGATTGGCAACGCACTATTGGATCACAAAAGAACATATTCAATATATTGCTGACACAATTAAAGAGTTTTACGCCTAA
- a CDS encoding iron dependent repressor, metal binding and dimerization domain protein, whose amino-acid sequence MMEEKTEASAAFSRTRADHAIEILEDYTEAIAKISNENGKCRVMDLARYFGVSHVSVIQVLQRLKANYLIESGTHKPIYLTEEGCALARECAIRHGIVLQFLLKLGVSEKTALLDSEGLEHHISSETLECMKKFIENL is encoded by the coding sequence ATGATGGAAGAAAAAACGGAAGCATCGGCGGCGTTTTCGCGGACGCGAGCGGATCACGCAATAGAAATACTGGAAGATTATACGGAAGCTATCGCCAAAATCAGTAACGAAAACGGAAAATGCCGCGTTATGGATCTTGCACGATATTTCGGCGTAAGCCATGTGTCTGTTATTCAGGTGCTGCAACGGTTAAAAGCCAATTATTTGATTGAAAGCGGTACTCATAAACCGATATATCTTACCGAAGAAGGCTGTGCATTAGCACGCGAATGTGCTATCCGGCATGGAATCGTACTTCAATTTTTACTGAAACTCGGCGTAAGCGAAAAAACTGCCCTACTCGATTCCGAAGGATTGGAACATCATATCAGTTCCGAAACATTGGAATGTATGAAGAAGTTTATAGAAAACCTCTAA
- a CDS encoding metal ABC transporter substrate-binding protein, which produces MKNHTQWATIIFIALTFIIGAAGMMGCSKKNSAVADKANTERPKRVVTTFTILQDMAQNIAGDKLLVESITKPGAEIHEYEPTPLDIVKAQSADLVLRNGLGLERWFEKFMGNVKDVPSVTLSDGIEPMGIGEGPYNGMPNPHSWMSPKNALIYVENIRKAFVSLDPANAETYNANAAAYSESIKKIDTFLTEKLSEIPESQRWLVTCEGAFSYLIRDCNMKELYLWPVNADEEGSPQQIQKVVDTIRLHHIPVAFSESTISNKPQLQVCKETGAYYGGVLYVDSLTYEDGDAPTYLKMLEYNAEAIVKGFQDSLAR; this is translated from the coding sequence ATGAAAAATCATACACAATGGGCAACAATTATATTCATAGCGCTAACGTTTATTATCGGTGCAGCCGGTATGATGGGGTGTTCAAAAAAGAATAGTGCGGTTGCAGATAAAGCGAATACAGAACGCCCCAAACGGGTGGTAACGACCTTCACTATTTTGCAGGATATGGCGCAGAATATTGCAGGCGATAAGCTTTTGGTAGAATCAATTACCAAGCCGGGGGCGGAAATTCACGAATATGAGCCGACTCCGCTTGATATTGTGAAGGCTCAATCTGCTGATTTGGTTCTGCGCAATGGTTTGGGGCTTGAACGCTGGTTTGAAAAATTTATGGGCAATGTAAAAGATGTACCGAGCGTTACGCTCAGTGACGGGATTGAACCGATGGGTATTGGGGAAGGACCGTACAACGGGATGCCGAACCCGCATTCGTGGATGTCGCCGAAAAATGCACTCATCTATGTGGAAAATATCCGGAAAGCCTTTGTGAGTTTAGACCCTGCAAATGCGGAGACCTATAATGCCAATGCAGCTGCGTACAGCGAAAGCATCAAAAAGATCGATACGTTCTTGACTGAAAAGCTTTCCGAAATTCCCGAATCGCAACGCTGGCTGGTCACTTGCGAAGGAGCTTTTTCGTATCTTATCCGCGACTGTAATATGAAAGAACTGTACCTGTGGCCGGTCAACGCCGATGAAGAAGGCAGCCCACAGCAAATTCAAAAGGTTGTCGATACCATTCGGCTGCATCATATTCCCGTTGCCTTTTCCGAAAGCACCATCAGCAATAAGCCGCAGCTGCAAGTTTGTAAGGAAACCGGAGCCTATTACGGCGGTGTGTTATATGTCGATTCGTTAACCTACGAAGACGGAGATGCCCCGACGTATCTCAAGATGCTGGAATACAATGCGGAAGCAATAGTGAAGGGATTTCAGGATAGTCTTGCACGGTAA